A single region of the Rhodococcus sp. W8901 genome encodes:
- the pstS gene encoding phosphate ABC transporter substrate-binding protein PstS — translation MNLKRNGALLGMVAVGAVTAMSLTACGSDNNAASSTVDTSASTALCDGKDKLSGAGSSAQKNAMDEFTSAYIAACQQKGKNVNVAYNPSGSGDGRTQFIANQIDFAGSDSAIKGEQADQAKARCQGNDAWNLPLVFGPVAIAYNLDGVDNLVLNGETIAKIFNGGITNWNDPAIAALNSGVKLPDEKISPIVRSDSSGTSDNFQQYLEAASNGAWTAGAGSDFKGGVGEGAKGSAGVAQAVATAPGSITYVEKSFADQQKLPSAQIDTGSGPVKLSQETASKAIANASFKGSGTGDLTLDLKSIYGTTEAGAYPLVLATYEVVCSKGYDAATTAAVKSFLTSAANEGQQTLAEQGYVPLPESFRAKINESISAIA, via the coding sequence GTGAACCTCAAGCGAAACGGCGCACTGCTCGGAATGGTGGCAGTCGGTGCCGTGACGGCGATGTCTCTGACGGCGTGCGGCAGCGACAACAATGCCGCGTCGTCCACCGTCGACACGTCGGCGTCGACCGCCCTGTGCGACGGCAAGGACAAGCTCTCCGGTGCGGGTTCGTCCGCGCAGAAGAACGCGATGGACGAGTTCACCTCGGCCTACATCGCGGCTTGCCAGCAGAAGGGCAAGAACGTCAACGTCGCCTACAACCCCAGCGGTTCCGGTGACGGCCGCACGCAGTTCATCGCGAACCAGATCGACTTCGCCGGCTCCGACTCCGCCATCAAGGGCGAGCAGGCCGATCAGGCGAAGGCCCGCTGCCAGGGCAACGACGCGTGGAACCTGCCGCTCGTGTTCGGCCCGGTCGCGATCGCCTACAACCTCGACGGCGTCGACAACCTGGTGCTCAACGGCGAGACCATCGCCAAGATCTTCAACGGTGGCATCACCAACTGGAACGATCCGGCCATCGCGGCGCTGAACTCCGGCGTCAAGCTGCCCGACGAGAAGATCAGCCCGATCGTGCGTTCGGATTCGTCCGGCACCAGCGACAACTTCCAGCAGTACCTCGAGGCTGCTTCCAACGGTGCGTGGACCGCCGGCGCGGGCTCGGACTTCAAGGGTGGTGTCGGCGAAGGCGCCAAGGGCTCCGCCGGTGTCGCACAGGCCGTGGCCACCGCGCCCGGTTCGATCACCTACGTCGAGAAGTCCTTCGCGGATCAGCAGAAGCTGCCGTCCGCCCAGATCGACACCGGCTCCGGCCCGGTGAAGCTGTCGCAGGAGACAGCGTCGAAGGCCATCGCCAACGCGTCGTTCAAGGGCTCGGGCACCGGTGACCTCACGCTGGACCTGAAGTCGATCTATGGCACCACGGAAGCCGGCGCCTACCCGCTGGTTCTCGCGACCTACGAGGTCGTGTGCTCCAAGGGCTACGACGCCGCGACCACTGCGGCCGTGAAGTCCTTCCTGACCAGCGCCGCCAACGAGGGTCAGCAGACCCTCGCCGAGCAGGGCTACGTGCCGCTGCCGGAGTCGTTCCGCGCCAAGATCAACGAGTCGATCTCCGCGATCGCCTGA
- the pstC gene encoding phosphate ABC transporter permease subunit PstC: MTDASTRSTPRASGPADGGAGVGGPNGTPEVPITSPETTKRKTVTRPGDRIFGSLASGSAVFITLLVAAVGFFLIWRAIPALQRNEVNFLTSREWNTDNINSMAFGVLDLLQVTVMVSLVALVLAMPVALGIAIFLTEYAPKKVARPLAYVIDLLAAVPSIVYGLWGLLIFAPAIAPVAVWLNENLGWIPIFADGSGSIRGGGTIFTAGIVLAVMILPVITAVTREVFGQTPKAHIEAALALGATRWEVVRTTVIPFGKSGYISGSMLGLGRALGETMALYMILRTTSQAFSWSVFDSGSTIASKIALGYAEFNNNIQAGAYIAAGLVLFVLTFLVNAAARAAIAGKRD; this comes from the coding sequence ATGACTGACGCGAGCACACGGTCAACACCACGCGCCTCCGGCCCCGCGGACGGCGGGGCCGGGGTGGGCGGTCCGAACGGCACCCCGGAGGTCCCGATCACTTCCCCCGAGACAACGAAGCGCAAGACGGTCACCCGTCCCGGCGACCGGATCTTCGGATCGCTGGCGTCGGGGTCGGCGGTCTTCATCACGTTGCTGGTTGCCGCTGTCGGCTTCTTCCTGATCTGGCGCGCGATTCCGGCGCTGCAGCGCAACGAGGTCAACTTCCTCACCAGCCGTGAGTGGAACACCGACAACATCAACTCGATGGCGTTCGGTGTCCTGGACCTGCTGCAGGTGACGGTGATGGTCTCGCTCGTCGCGCTCGTGCTGGCGATGCCGGTGGCGCTCGGCATCGCGATCTTCCTCACCGAGTACGCGCCGAAGAAGGTGGCTCGACCGCTGGCCTACGTCATCGACCTGCTCGCCGCGGTGCCGTCGATCGTGTACGGCCTGTGGGGCCTGCTGATCTTCGCCCCGGCGATCGCCCCGGTTGCGGTGTGGCTCAACGAGAACCTCGGCTGGATCCCGATCTTCGCGGACGGCTCCGGCTCGATCCGCGGCGGCGGCACGATCTTCACCGCCGGCATCGTGCTCGCGGTGATGATCCTGCCGGTGATCACTGCGGTGACCCGCGAGGTGTTCGGGCAGACGCCCAAGGCACACATCGAGGCCGCGCTGGCGCTCGGTGCCACCCGCTGGGAGGTGGTGCGCACCACCGTCATCCCGTTCGGCAAGTCGGGTTACATCAGTGGCTCGATGCTCGGCCTGGGCCGCGCGCTCGGCGAGACCATGGCGCTGTACATGATCCTGCGCACGACGTCGCAGGCGTTCAGCTGGTCGGTGTTCGACAGCGGATCGACGATCGCGTCCAAGATCGCCCTCGGTTACGCCGAGTTCAACAACAACATCCAGGCGGGCGCCTACATCGCCGCCGGCCTGGTCCTGTTCGTACTCACCTTCTTGGTCAACGCGGCGGCCCGCGCCGCGATCGCCGGAAAGAGGGACTGA
- the pstA gene encoding phosphate ABC transporter permease PstA — MTSVLDKPIKAPAFQGVGFRRRFTDVAATVLVTLSVLVALVPLVWVLWTVIVKGIGAVTSQTWFTNSLSGLSASAEGGGIYHALIGTLMQGLVCAALSVPLGLFVAVYLVEYAGNSRLGKLTTFMVDILSGVPSIVAALFIYALWIATFGFPKSAFAVSLALVLLMVPVVVRSTEEMLRIVPNDLREASYALGVPKWKTIARIVVPTALPGIITGVMLALARVLGETAPLLILVGYAPFINFNLFGGEMGTLPGVMVAEMNNPTDAGSNRIWGAALTLILLIAVLNIVAKTIGHFASVRNK, encoded by the coding sequence ATGACCAGCGTTCTCGACAAGCCCATCAAGGCGCCCGCATTCCAGGGCGTCGGATTCCGCCGCCGTTTCACCGATGTCGCCGCCACCGTGCTGGTGACCCTGTCCGTGCTCGTCGCGCTCGTGCCGCTGGTGTGGGTGCTGTGGACGGTGATCGTCAAGGGCATCGGTGCCGTCACGTCGCAGACGTGGTTCACGAACTCGCTCAGCGGTTTGTCCGCCTCGGCCGAGGGCGGCGGTATCTACCACGCGCTGATCGGCACCCTGATGCAGGGACTGGTGTGTGCGGCGCTGTCGGTTCCGCTCGGCCTGTTCGTCGCCGTCTACCTCGTGGAGTACGCGGGCAACTCGCGGCTCGGCAAGCTCACCACTTTCATGGTCGACATCCTCTCCGGTGTCCCGTCGATCGTCGCGGCCCTGTTCATCTACGCGCTGTGGATCGCGACGTTCGGCTTCCCGAAGTCGGCGTTTGCGGTGTCGCTGGCGCTGGTGCTGCTGATGGTGCCGGTCGTGGTGCGCAGCACCGAGGAGATGCTGCGAATCGTGCCGAACGATCTGCGCGAGGCGTCGTACGCGCTGGGTGTGCCCAAGTGGAAGACCATCGCGCGCATCGTCGTTCCCACCGCGCTGCCGGGCATCATCACCGGCGTCATGCTGGCCCTGGCCCGCGTGCTCGGCGAGACCGCGCCGCTGCTGATCCTGGTGGGCTACGCGCCGTTCATCAACTTCAACCTGTTCGGCGGGGAGATGGGCACGCTGCCCGGCGTGATGGTCGCGGAGATGAACAACCCGACCGATGCCGGCTCCAACCGGATCTGGGGTGCGGCACTGACCCTGATCCTGTTGATCGCGGTCCTCAACATCGTCGCGAAGACGATCGGTCACTTCGCTTCGGTGCGCAACAAGTGA
- the pstB gene encoding phosphate ABC transporter ATP-binding protein PstB, translating into MAKRLDLKDVNIYYGKFHAVADVGLSVPPRSVTAFIGPSGCGKSTVLRSLNRMHEVTPGARVEGSVLLDGEDIYGSSVDPVGVRKTIGMVFQRPNPFPTMSIRDNVVAGLKLQGERNKKKLDEVAEESLRGANLWNEVKDRLDKPGGGLSGGQQQRLCIARAIAVSPDVLLMDEPCSALDPISTLAIEDLITELKKDFTIVIVTHNMQQAARVSDQTAFFNLEATGKPGRLIEIDDTEKIFSNPTQKATEDYISGRFG; encoded by the coding sequence ATGGCCAAGCGTCTGGATCTCAAGGACGTCAACATCTACTACGGCAAGTTCCACGCCGTCGCCGATGTCGGGCTGTCGGTGCCCCCGCGCAGCGTCACCGCGTTCATCGGCCCGTCCGGTTGCGGCAAGTCGACGGTGCTGCGCTCCCTCAACCGCATGCACGAGGTGACCCCGGGCGCGCGCGTCGAGGGCTCGGTGCTGCTCGACGGCGAGGACATCTACGGCTCGTCCGTCGATCCGGTGGGCGTCCGCAAGACGATCGGCATGGTCTTCCAGCGGCCGAACCCCTTCCCGACCATGTCCATCCGGGACAACGTCGTCGCCGGCCTCAAGCTGCAGGGCGAGCGCAACAAGAAGAAGCTCGACGAGGTCGCGGAGGAGTCGCTGCGCGGCGCCAACCTGTGGAACGAGGTCAAGGACCGGCTCGACAAGCCGGGCGGTGGCCTGTCCGGTGGTCAGCAGCAGCGTCTGTGCATCGCGCGCGCCATCGCGGTCTCGCCGGACGTGCTGCTCATGGACGAGCCGTGTTCGGCGCTGGATCCGATCTCGACGCTCGCGATCGAGGACCTCATCACCGAGCTCAAGAAGGACTTCACGATCGTCATCGTCACGCACAACATGCAGCAGGCGGCGCGCGTGAGCGATCAGACGGCGTTCTTCAACCTCGAGGCCACCGGCAAGCCGGGCCGGCTCATCGAGATCGACGACACCGAGAAGATCTTCTCCAACCCCACCCAGAAGGCCACCGAGGACTACATCTCCGGCCGCTTCGGCTAG
- a CDS encoding endonuclease/exonuclease/phosphatase family protein has protein sequence MRLILGYHLERSGPANTAADLAGGGHDREVIDYRTARLAAGVFAAICGLSGALGLLASAVSVENRFVVLLAGQTPTLLVIALVGAAVAAFAGHWAVQAACLVVCAVGVGVLAPLYIPGADGAATPDPSGPSVRVMQANTKIGRADPASLVRTVRDRGVDVLTVQELTDESIDGLQAAGLDDLLPYRFVVSYGPGGEGGGIYSRFPLSNTRNLEGYLSANLTADLDVGLREPVSLLAVHPAPAYLFPAQLWAAELRGLHGEMLADAPRDNVIVSGDFNASYTQRQYRELLTDGYTDAADQVGAGLLPTMPANRRLPAFTGIDRIITKGAAVTALERIEIVGSDHHGLVADVRLAVPAAVPAPQNGTRTGA, from the coding sequence ATGAGGCTTATCCTCGGTTATCACCTCGAACGCTCCGGGCCCGCCAACACTGCGGCCGACCTCGCCGGCGGCGGGCATGATCGAGAGGTGATCGACTACCGGACCGCGCGCCTGGCGGCGGGAGTCTTCGCTGCAATCTGCGGACTGTCGGGAGCACTCGGCCTGCTGGCCTCGGCCGTGAGCGTGGAGAACCGGTTCGTGGTCCTGCTGGCGGGACAGACGCCGACACTGCTCGTCATCGCACTGGTCGGCGCCGCCGTCGCCGCGTTCGCCGGGCACTGGGCCGTCCAGGCGGCCTGCCTGGTCGTCTGCGCCGTCGGCGTCGGGGTTCTCGCCCCGCTGTACATCCCCGGCGCGGACGGTGCCGCGACGCCGGACCCGTCCGGTCCGTCGGTGCGAGTCATGCAGGCCAACACCAAGATCGGCCGCGCCGATCCCGCGTCCCTGGTCCGTACCGTGCGCGACCGCGGCGTCGACGTCCTCACCGTCCAGGAACTCACCGACGAGTCGATCGACGGACTGCAGGCCGCCGGCCTCGACGACCTGCTGCCGTACCGGTTCGTGGTGTCGTACGGCCCGGGTGGCGAGGGCGGCGGCATCTACAGCCGCTTCCCGCTGTCGAACACCCGCAATCTGGAGGGCTACCTGTCCGCGAACCTCACCGCGGATCTCGATGTGGGGCTACGAGAACCCGTGTCCCTGTTGGCGGTTCACCCCGCGCCCGCCTACCTGTTCCCGGCGCAGCTGTGGGCGGCGGAACTGCGCGGCCTGCACGGCGAGATGCTCGCGGACGCGCCGCGCGACAACGTCATCGTCAGCGGAGACTTCAACGCGAGCTACACCCAGCGCCAGTACCGTGAGCTGCTCACCGACGGCTACACCGACGCGGCCGACCAGGTGGGCGCCGGGCTGCTGCCCACCATGCCGGCCAACCGTCGGCTCCCCGCGTTCACGGGCATCGACCGCATCATCACCAAGGGCGCCGCGGTGACCGCCCTCGAGCGCATCGAGATCGTCGGATCGGACCACCACGGACTCGTCGCCGACGTCCGGTTGGCCGTTCCCGCGGCCGTCCCTGCGCCGCAGAACGGAACGCGGACCGGGGCCTAG
- a CDS encoding ABC transporter substrate-binding protein: MKLKTLAPAIAALATVGLVASGCSNDSSADAAENAATGDPIKVGQILAIEAGGVSVASQAAGMTASIQALNSRGGVSGRPLELIQCDSMGDPNKEVDCANDMVGKGVTATLADFTPASPEAVSQILAEAGIPRIGMNPMNIADFTAANVFTPFAGSLLTLYANVDALVAQGKTKLSLMRPDVPVAAMLSQMLTPAVKAKGAEIVNEVAVGAGATDYTQFIAAAERNGAQGVIMALPATEANQMADAFEQLGSKLGFALAATGFTQADLQDLGTFATSSIYTSPVPAPSSSTDQFPGLVPFLDDMSASGEENLERANLNGTEIFSWLSVRAFGEVAQTLDTIDASAVMQGFQNATDIDMLSLVPAWTPNAVEPFGIFQRVSNSMMYRMTFDGDVVVTDPNMFDLRTR, from the coding sequence GTGAAACTGAAGACCCTTGCTCCGGCGATCGCAGCCCTCGCCACCGTCGGCCTCGTGGCCTCGGGTTGCAGCAACGACAGTTCCGCCGACGCCGCCGAGAATGCCGCGACGGGCGATCCGATCAAGGTCGGCCAGATCCTCGCGATCGAGGCGGGTGGCGTGTCGGTGGCCAGCCAGGCGGCCGGCATGACGGCGTCGATCCAGGCCCTCAATTCCCGCGGCGGCGTATCAGGTCGGCCACTCGAGCTGATCCAGTGCGACTCGATGGGCGATCCCAACAAGGAGGTCGACTGCGCCAACGACATGGTCGGCAAGGGCGTGACCGCCACGCTGGCCGACTTCACCCCGGCGTCGCCGGAGGCGGTGTCGCAGATCCTCGCGGAGGCAGGTATCCCGCGCATCGGCATGAACCCGATGAACATCGCGGACTTCACCGCGGCCAACGTGTTCACGCCGTTCGCGGGGTCGCTGCTCACGCTCTACGCCAATGTCGACGCGCTCGTCGCGCAGGGCAAGACCAAGCTGTCGCTGATGCGCCCGGACGTCCCGGTCGCGGCCATGCTCAGCCAGATGCTCACGCCCGCGGTGAAGGCGAAGGGGGCCGAGATCGTCAACGAGGTCGCGGTGGGTGCCGGTGCGACCGACTACACGCAGTTCATCGCGGCGGCCGAGCGCAACGGAGCGCAGGGCGTCATCATGGCGCTGCCCGCCACCGAGGCCAACCAGATGGCCGACGCGTTCGAACAGCTCGGGTCGAAACTCGGATTCGCGCTGGCGGCAACCGGATTCACGCAGGCCGACCTGCAGGACCTGGGTACGTTCGCGACGTCGTCGATCTACACCAGCCCGGTGCCGGCGCCGTCGTCGAGCACCGACCAGTTCCCGGGGCTGGTCCCGTTCCTCGACGACATGTCCGCGTCCGGCGAGGAGAACCTGGAACGCGCCAACCTCAACGGCACCGAGATCTTCTCGTGGCTGTCGGTGCGCGCGTTCGGTGAGGTCGCCCAGACCCTCGACACGATCGACGCGTCAGCGGTGATGCAGGGATTCCAGAACGCCACGGACATCGACATGCTGAGCCTGGTCCCGGCGTGGACACCGAACGCGGTGGAGCCGTTCGGCATCTTCCAGCGCGTGTCGAATTCGATGATGTACCGGATGACGTTCGACGGTGACGTCGTCGTCACCGATCCGAACATGTTCGATCTGCGGACCCGGTAG
- the phoU gene encoding phosphate signaling complex protein PhoU has translation MRVAYNEQMTELADTLGEMAGLAGAAMEKATQALLHADLGLAEQVIGEHEKITELSVVAEERAFALLALQAPVAGDLRSVVSGIQIVSDIDRMGALALHVAKITRRRHPNHVLPEEVNGYFAEMGRIAVALGAGAKEVLETRDPERAAKMHEEDDAMDDLHRHLFSVLMDREWSHGVAAAVDVTLLGRFYERFADHTVEVARRVIFLVTGKMPVEPSNDSDDLTSYPEL, from the coding sequence ATGCGCGTCGCTTACAACGAACAGATGACCGAGCTCGCCGACACCCTCGGCGAGATGGCGGGCTTGGCCGGGGCGGCCATGGAGAAGGCCACCCAGGCCCTCCTCCACGCCGATCTGGGTCTCGCCGAGCAGGTCATCGGCGAGCACGAGAAGATCACCGAGCTGAGTGTCGTGGCCGAGGAACGGGCGTTCGCCCTCCTTGCCCTGCAGGCCCCGGTCGCCGGCGACCTGCGGTCCGTCGTCAGCGGTATCCAGATCGTCTCCGACATCGACCGCATGGGTGCGCTCGCGCTGCACGTCGCCAAGATCACGCGCCGCCGGCACCCCAACCACGTCCTCCCCGAAGAGGTCAACGGCTACTTCGCCGAGATGGGCCGGATCGCCGTCGCGCTCGGCGCCGGCGCCAAGGAAGTCCTCGAGACCCGCGATCCCGAACGTGCAGCGAAGATGCACGAAGAGGACGACGCGATGGACGACCTGCACCGCCACCTGTTCAGCGTCCTCATGGACCGGGAGTGGTCGCACGGTGTCGCAGCCGCCGTCGACGTGACGCTCCTGGGCCGCTTCTACGAGCGCTTCGCGGACCACACCGTCGAGGTCGCGCGCCGGGTCATCTTCCTCGTCACCGGCAAGATGCCGGTCGAACCGAGCAACGACTCCGACGACCTCACGTCGTACCCGGAGCTGTAG
- a CDS encoding LCP family protein, whose protein sequence is MGDEHNPGHAAPEGRAPWERPLADSTYREAQARRHGRHESDPGAIDTPGSAGRRADDGDTSERLSVAELMEKMGRPAGRASRGRRARADEDDARVAGYGSDVDPMDDQDPTEIIPSVTDDDYLFTEDPYDDPEPSAPNWVEEAVTTAPPQAVGNPQPTRLAASKTRRQRKLLLFGRSAVALVAVMALLATGVVWGYLRTTEGRFSQIAALDTDSTDIIDPGGQTGDETYLIVGTDTRAGAAGAVGAGTVEDAEGARADTVMLVHVPADRSRVVAVSFPRDLDVERPVCQGWDSTTGEYTDETYPAADGDKLNATYALGGPKCLVKVIQKISGVKIRHFVGMDFAGFENMVNEVGGVKVCVPQPLIDGELGTILPTAGTQTLDGKKALDYVRARHVEAEGNGDYGRIKRQQLFLSALLREAMSSKVLFDPTKLNGFINAFTRATFVENIDTKSLLTLGQSLRNVDAGAVTFITVPTAGTNEWGNEIPRLDDIKDIFKAIIDDEPLPGEKRTEDTKKDAAPAPDHAVDQLALSPEEVTLQVSNGSGVSGLAATTADQLAAYGFQIYSVGNYTGTSSQTVVRFSPGREAEAATVASSIPGAVLESVSGLGNIVEVVLGSEFDRTLVAPVEAGTPVDAGHARVGADEEIELPADLAVTNATDNPCT, encoded by the coding sequence GTGGGTGACGAGCACAATCCCGGTCACGCCGCGCCGGAAGGCCGAGCGCCCTGGGAGCGCCCTCTCGCCGACAGCACCTATCGCGAAGCGCAGGCCCGCAGACACGGGCGTCACGAGTCCGATCCGGGAGCGATCGACACGCCCGGATCCGCGGGCCGACGCGCGGACGACGGCGACACGAGTGAACGGCTGTCCGTCGCCGAACTGATGGAAAAGATGGGCCGGCCCGCGGGCCGGGCCTCCCGCGGGCGGCGCGCCCGAGCGGACGAGGACGACGCCCGAGTCGCCGGCTACGGTTCCGACGTCGACCCGATGGACGATCAGGACCCGACCGAGATCATCCCGTCCGTCACCGACGACGACTACCTGTTCACAGAGGATCCCTACGACGACCCCGAGCCGTCCGCCCCGAACTGGGTGGAAGAGGCCGTGACGACCGCGCCACCCCAGGCCGTCGGCAACCCCCAGCCGACCAGGCTCGCCGCGAGCAAGACCCGCAGGCAACGCAAGCTACTGCTGTTCGGACGGTCCGCCGTCGCGCTCGTCGCGGTCATGGCGCTGCTCGCGACCGGCGTCGTGTGGGGATACCTGAGGACCACCGAGGGCCGGTTCTCGCAGATCGCCGCACTCGACACCGACTCCACCGACATCATCGACCCCGGCGGGCAGACCGGCGACGAGACGTATCTGATCGTCGGCACCGACACCCGCGCCGGAGCCGCCGGAGCGGTGGGCGCCGGCACCGTCGAGGACGCCGAGGGCGCCCGCGCGGACACCGTCATGCTCGTCCACGTCCCGGCCGATCGCAGCCGCGTCGTCGCGGTGTCGTTCCCCCGTGACCTCGACGTGGAGCGGCCGGTCTGTCAGGGCTGGGACAGCACGACCGGCGAATACACCGACGAGACGTACCCCGCCGCCGACGGCGACAAGCTGAACGCCACCTACGCACTCGGCGGACCGAAGTGCCTGGTGAAGGTGATCCAGAAGATATCCGGTGTGAAGATCCGCCACTTCGTCGGCATGGACTTCGCGGGCTTCGAGAACATGGTCAACGAGGTCGGCGGCGTGAAGGTGTGCGTCCCGCAACCACTGATCGACGGTGAGCTGGGCACGATCCTGCCGACGGCGGGCACCCAGACCCTCGACGGCAAGAAGGCGCTCGACTACGTGCGCGCCCGTCACGTCGAGGCGGAGGGCAACGGCGACTACGGCCGGATCAAACGCCAGCAACTGTTCCTGTCGGCGCTGCTGCGTGAGGCGATGTCGAGCAAGGTGCTGTTCGATCCCACCAAGCTCAACGGCTTCATCAACGCGTTCACCCGGGCCACGTTCGTCGAGAACATCGACACCAAGTCGCTACTCACGCTCGGCCAGTCGCTGCGCAACGTCGACGCCGGCGCCGTCACGTTCATCACCGTCCCGACCGCCGGAACCAACGAGTGGGGCAACGAGATCCCCCGACTCGACGACATCAAGGACATCTTCAAGGCGATCATCGACGACGAGCCCCTCCCGGGCGAGAAGCGCACCGAGGACACCAAGAAGGACGCCGCGCCCGCCCCGGACCACGCCGTCGACCAGCTCGCGCTGAGTCCGGAAGAGGTGACGCTCCAGGTATCCAACGGCTCGGGCGTCTCCGGGCTGGCCGCCACGACCGCCGACCAGCTCGCCGCGTATGGGTTCCAGATCTACAGCGTCGGCAACTACACCGGCACCAGCAGCCAGACCGTCGTCCGGTTCTCCCCCGGCCGCGAGGCCGAGGCTGCGACCGTGGCGTCGTCCATCCCCGGTGCGGTGCTCGAATCGGTATCCGGCCTCGGCAACATCGTCGAGGTGGTTCTCGGCAGCGAGTTCGACCGCACCCTCGTCGCCCCCGTCGAGGCCGGCACGCCCGTCGACGCCGGGCACGCACGGGTCGGCGCCGACGAGGAGATCGAGCTGCCCGCCGACCTCGCAGTCACCAACGCGACGGACAATCCCTGCACCTGA
- a CDS encoding DUF5996 family protein yields MAASPTDSDAWPALRVSDWEPTRDTLHMWTQIVGKVRLAHTPLVNHWWQVPLYVSARGLTTSAIPYRNRVFDIEFDFCDHRLTIRDSNGSARGFALEPMPVAKFYTLITGALDELGIETHITATPNEVVTAIPFAEDTAHASYDAHAANLFWRQLIQVDRGIHEFRSRFLGKVSPVHFFWGSFDMACTRFSGRTAPKHPGGAPHCGDWVMVEGYSHELSSCGWWPGGGEEGAFYSYAYPEPDGFADYPVAPDQAFYSTEHRQFLLPYEAVRTADDPDATLQRFLQTTYEAAADNADWDRAALECDPRRWRSSR; encoded by the coding sequence GTGGCCGCTTCACCCACCGATTCCGATGCCTGGCCCGCACTGCGGGTCTCGGACTGGGAACCCACCCGCGACACCCTGCACATGTGGACGCAGATCGTCGGCAAGGTCCGTCTGGCCCACACCCCGCTGGTCAACCACTGGTGGCAGGTGCCGCTGTACGTGAGCGCGCGGGGACTGACGACGTCGGCGATCCCGTACCGCAACCGCGTCTTCGACATCGAGTTCGACTTCTGCGACCACCGCCTGACCATCCGTGACAGCAACGGATCGGCGCGGGGATTCGCGCTCGAACCGATGCCGGTCGCGAAGTTCTACACCCTGATCACCGGCGCGCTCGACGAGTTGGGCATCGAGACACACATCACGGCGACCCCTAACGAGGTGGTCACGGCGATCCCGTTCGCCGAGGACACCGCGCACGCGTCCTACGACGCGCACGCGGCCAACCTGTTCTGGCGGCAGCTGATCCAGGTCGACCGCGGGATCCACGAGTTCCGGTCCCGTTTCCTGGGCAAGGTCAGTCCGGTGCACTTCTTCTGGGGCTCGTTCGACATGGCGTGCACCCGATTCTCGGGACGCACCGCGCCGAAGCATCCGGGTGGCGCACCCCACTGCGGCGACTGGGTGATGGTGGAGGGCTACTCACACGAGCTGTCGAGCTGCGGGTGGTGGCCCGGAGGCGGCGAGGAAGGCGCGTTCTACTCGTACGCCTACCCCGAGCCCGACGGTTTCGCCGACTACCCGGTGGCGCCCGACCAGGCGTTCTACAGCACCGAGCACCGCCAGTTCCTGCTGCCCTACGAGGCCGTCCGGACCGCGGACGACCCCGACGCGACGCTGCAACGATTCCTGCAGACCACATACGAGGCGGCCGCCGACAACGCCGACTGGGATCGCGCCGCGCTCGAGTGCGATCCGCGGCGGTGGCGTTCGAGCCGCTGA